The following is a genomic window from Homalodisca vitripennis isolate AUS2020 chromosome 5, UT_GWSS_2.1, whole genome shotgun sequence.
TTCGAAGGTccatttgatatttaatttgtatctttTGATAATTCCTATTCAGACAATGTTGAGTAAGACAACTTTATTACAACTAACAGATGTGTTTGgaatacaacttaaaaaaattaactaacagCTGAAAGGAATGAAAGTTGAGGAAAGTAATGCATTAGTTGCAGTACACTACTGTATCATATACATGttctttatatgtttttagtgTGCATCTGTACATAAGTTTCTGTACCCTCCTCATAGCCAATAGAATAAGTGCAAAAAGTAATACTTGCTAACCTGGAATTTTGTTAGATTGATCCAATGATGATTCTTCTTTCAGCTGGATGAGAGTCTGGATGATATCTTTGTTGTTGGATTTGTTGTCTTTACGATAGTTGATAACCTGATGGATCACTGTTTGGAAAAACCTTTTCACTCTGTCTTTAGCAACAGCTATTCCAAGAATCCTGTGAAGCCTGGGGAAGAAGCAGCCCATGAAGACATGGTAGATGAAGTGTGATCCCAGCATGTGAGACCCAGCTAGCCTGAATTGTTCGTCTTGTTTCTGCAGAGAGTTGGCATCAACACCGATAGTACACGAAGTTATAACGTCAGTTGTGTACCTCAAGGAGGCCTCCCAGATGTCGATACAGGAAGTGTCCTCCTGCTTCAGTATCTCCTCCAGCACCTCACTTTTACTCTTCATAGTGGGGAACATGGCCTTGACCTTGTTGACACCGAAGCAGGATACCAGCTTACTGCGAGAAAACCTCCAATCGGAACCCTTCTGGTGGATCAGGTTCCTTCCGAGGATGTCATTCACATTGAAATTAAACCCTCGATCTTCAAAATGGTTGAAGTCATTGACTAATATTTTTGTGATGAGGTCCAAATCTCTCACAAACAATACGGGTGTGTGACAAGCGTAAATGCCGACGTAGGGAAGACCTTTTGTTTCTTTATAGATCCTGTTGGAGATGTCTGGTAGACTCCTCAGCTTCAAAAGATCATACATATTGCCGAAAATTGGCAACACTGGTTTCAGATATGGCACACCTCGTTGTTTCCAGTAGTGCCATTGTGTGAATTTCCAGAAATAGACAGTGAGACACACGAGAGCAGCTGTGACGAGCACTGAGAGCACAGAGAAGTCACTGAGAGAGGCTTCCATGTTATCTGTGAGATTGATCCTGGCCTAAACTCAACTGGAAAAAAAGCAGATTGAGTATGTTACAAGGAGTTTCTGTCATAGATTAAATACATAGATTCAATACATTGAATATTCATTGACACCATTTACAATGACAGGAAAACTTATGGTTTTAAGATAagataacacatttaaaactaaaacaatgtcaaaattgttttatgatgatccatgttaatatatatattataccagTACTTTTGACTGTATTTGACGTACTATATACCGGCACATGAAAAATGCCCAATGTCTCATAGCATTGCATACGTCTAATCTGTggagattttatttttagagaaaaacTGTTATAAGATTTTGGCAGCTGATCAAGGGCCAACCAAGACAGTAAATAATTCTATTTGGGTAAAGATCCTACTGTATTTGCTGTACAAATACTCCTGCAACATGTTTGAAGTGGTTTAATAAGAAACAGCGTATTTTGCATAAACTTGTACTGcaacatttcatttattaatgTTGCATGCTTATTTTCTGCACACAAAGTAGCTAtattgggaagggttgattccaaGTGAATGTTGAGGTATAGACTCCAATTCACAGCTTATTTTCttactgtttaatattatgtgattttaatttagttataatattgtgatgatattatttttaaattttataagataaactGTAATTTGCTACATAACAaaactt
Proteins encoded in this region:
- the LOC124363083 gene encoding cytochrome P450 6k1-like isoform X1, whose translation is MEASLSDFSVLSVLVTAALVCLTVYFWKFTQWHYWKQRGVPYLKPVLPIFGNMYDLLKLRSLPDISNRIYKETKGLPYVGIYACHTPVLFVRDLDLITKILVNDFNHFEDRGFNFNVNDILGRNLIHQKGSDWRFSRSKLVSCFGVNKVKAMFPTMKSKSEVLEEILKQEDTSCIDIWEASLRYTTDVITSCTIGVDANSLQKQDEQFRLAGSHMLGSHFIYHVFMGCFFPRLHRILGIAVAKDRVKRFFQTVIHQVINYRKDNKSNNKDIIQTLIQLKEESSLDQSNKIPEIDDNFIVAQSFIFFLAGFESPGNVLACALYEIAKQPHIQDTLCQEIHSVLDRYGGEVTFDALQDMKFLRQVVSEALRKYTPLTLIFRRCTKDYTIPDTSTVIEKGTLVLIPLRSIHEDPDYYPDPEVFDPERFSDENSASRHAATYMPFGVGPRFCPAVLYSHIKIRTAMVNLLRQFEVCVTKETPACLQPSPLAFLMAPKNGIPLAFKKR
- the LOC124363083 gene encoding cytochrome P450 6k1-like isoform X2, producing MEASLSDFSVLSVLVTAALVCLTVYFWKFTQWHYWKQRGVPYLKPVLPIFGNMYDLLKLRSLPDISNRIYKETKGLPYVGIYACHTPVLFVRDLDLITKILVNDFNHFEDRGFNFNVNDILGRNLIHQKGSDWRFSRSKLVSCFGVNKVKAMFPTMKSKSEVLEEILKQEDTSCIDIWEASLRYTTDVITSCTIGVDANSLQKQDEQFRLAGSHMLGSHFIYHVFMGCFFPRLHRILGIAVAKDRVKRFFQTSLDQSNKIPEIDDNFIVAQSFIFFLAGFESPGNVLACALYEIAKQPHIQDTLCQEIHSVLDRYGGEVTFDALQDMKFLRQVVSEALRKYTPLTLIFRRCTKDYTIPDTSTVIEKGTLVLIPLRSIHEDPDYYPDPEVFDPERFSDENSASRHAATYMPFGVGPRFCPAVLYSHIKIRTAMVNLLRQFEVCVTKETPACLQPSPLAFLMAPKNGIPLAFKKR